The following is a genomic window from Fusobacterium sp. DD2.
TATTAAGCAGTGCTTCCTGGACATCTCCTTTACACTCCAGCGCCTCCATCACATCATCGTCCCTGGTATTCTTAGTTACCAAATGATGTATGATAACTTTCTCCTGCTGTCCTTGTCTGTGTAATCTCTTATTGGCTTGCTGATATAACTCAAGACTCCAGTTTAATCCAAACCAAACAACGTGATTTCCTCCAGCTTGGAGATTCAACCCATAAGCTGCACTGGCAGGATGTGCAAGTAGTACATCTATTTTTCTATTATTCCAATCCTGCTGGTCTTGAACCGACTCCAATAATCTGACTTTTAAGTCTGTCTTTTTCAAGGCCTTTTGTAATTTTATAAGGTCGTGTTTAAAATTATAGAAAACTAAAGCCGGCTTGCCATTAAGCTCCTCCATAAGTTCTAAAAATCTATCAATTTTACAGTTGTGTATATCAACAATATTTTTATTGTCATCGTACAACGCACCATTCGCTAATTGCTGTAATTTATTAGACAGTGCTGCAGCATTGGCCACATTTATTTCCTGATCTGCTACCTCCAACACCATCTCTTTTTCAAGTTCATCATATGCTTTTTGTGCTTTGGTGTCTAAAACTACTGGAATCTTCTCGTAAGTTATATCAGGAAGTTCCAAATAGTCTTGTGCGCTCATTGATATGCATACATCTGATATTTTTCTTCTGATAGCTTCATCTGCTCCTGTTTTTGGTTCATAATTAAAAATTACCATCTGGTTACGTCTTCCTGGAACAAAATATCTTTCCCGATACCTTGAAATAGTCTTTTCTAATCTCGCACCTTGGTCAAGTAGATACATCTGTGCCCATAAATCCATGAGTCCATTCGGCGTGGGAGTTCCTGTCAATCCCACTATTCT
Proteins encoded in this region:
- a CDS encoding DEAD/DEAH box helicase, whose translation is MEFKPHNYQKYCIERMIHDDKLGLLLDMGLGKTIITLTAVQDLIYNRFEVSKVLVIAPKKVAEATWSDEVEKWDHLKLLRTSLVLGSEKKRLEALSVNADVYIINRENVVWLVEHYKTEWPFDMVIMDEWSSFKNPRAKRFRALKVVRPKIKRIVGLTGTPTPNGLMDLWAQMYLLDQGARLEKTISRYRERYFVPGRRNQMVIFNYEPKTGADEAIRRKISDVCISMSAQDYLELPDITYEKIPVVLDTKAQKAYDELEKEMVLEVADQEINVANAAALSNKLQQLANGALYDDNKNIVDIHNCKIDRFLELMEELNGKPALVFYNFKHDLIKLQKALKKTDLKVRLLESVQDQQDWNNRKIDVLLAHPASAAYGLNLQAGGNHVVWFGLNWSLELYQQANKRLHRQGQQEKVIIHHLVTKNTRDDDVMEALECKGDVQEALLNSLKVRIDKYKKGGRC